The following coding sequences are from one Salvia hispanica cultivar TCC Black 2014 chromosome 3, UniMelb_Shisp_WGS_1.0, whole genome shotgun sequence window:
- the LOC125214412 gene encoding phosphoglucomutase, cytoplasmic: MGAFTVTRVQTSPIDGQKPGTSGLRKKVKVFVQPHYLQNFVQSTFNALGADKMKGATLVVSGDGRYYSKDAIQIIIKMAAANGVRRIWVGQNGLLSTPAVSAVVRERVGADGSKANGAFILTASHNPGGPNEDFGIKYNMENGGPAPEGVTDKIYSNTTTIKEYLIAEGLPDVDISKIGLSNFTGPDGQFDVDVFDSASDYVKLMKSIFDFQSIKKLLSSPKFTFCYDALHGVAGAYAKRIFVEELGANESSLLNCVPKDDFGGGHPDPNLTYAKELVARMGLSKTDNNPDPPEFGAAADGDADRNMVLGKRFFVTPSDSVAIIAANAVQAIPYFSGGLKGVARSMPTSAALDVVAKHLNLKFFEVPTGWKFFGNLMDDGQCSVCGEESFGTGSDHIREKDGIWAVLAWLAIIAYKNKDNLGGDKLVTVEDIVRQHWSTYGRHYYTRYDYENVDAGGAKELMAYLVKLQSNLTEVNNIIKGIRSDVSNVVNADEFEYKDPVDGSISKHQGIRYLFEDGSRLVFRLSGTGSEGATIRLYIEQYEKDPNKIGRDSQDALAPLVEVALKLSKMQEYTGRSAPTVIT; this comes from the exons GTGCAACACTTGTTGTCTCTGGTGATGGCCGCTACTATTCGAAGGATGCTATCCAG ATCATCATCAAAATGGCTGCTGCAAATGGAGTAAGGCGTATATGGGTTGGTCAGAACGGGTTACTATCTACTCCTGCTGTTTCTGCTGTTGTACGGGAAAGAGTAGGCGCTGAT GGCTCCAAGGCAAATGGGGCATTTATACTTACAGCAAGCCACAACCCAGGGGGGCCAAATGAG GACTTTGGAATCAAATACAACATGGAAAATGGTGGACCTGCTCCAGAAGGAGTCACTGATAAGATCTATTCAAACACCACCACAATTAAGGAATACTTGATTGCTGAAGGCCTACCTGAT GTGGATATCTCCAAAATTGGATTAAGTAACTTTACTGGTCCTGACGGGCAGTttgatgttgatgtttttGATTCAGCAAGTGACTATGTCAAATTGATGAA GTCTATTTTTGATTTCCAGAGTATCAAGAAGCTACTGTCATCTCCAAAATTCACTTTCTG CTATGATGCACTTCATGGCGTTGCTGGAGCTTACGCTAAACGCATATTTGTGGAAGAGCTAGGTGCAAACGAAAGCTCTTTGCTTAATTGTGTACCCaag GATGATTTTGGTGGAGGACATCCTGATCCTAATCTGACATATGCAAAAGAACTAGTAGCTCGTATGGGATTGAGCAAGACAGACAACAATCCGGACCCGCCAGAGTTTGGTGCAGCTGCTGATGGAGATGCCGACCGCAATATGGTTCTTGGAAAAAG GTTCTTTGTTACTCCATCTGATTCTGTTGCTATTATAGCTGCAAATGCTGTACAGGCGATACCCTACTTTTCTGGTGGTCTAAAAGGAGTTGCAAG GAGCATGCCCACATCAGCTGCACTTGATGTCGTAGCTAAGCACTTGAATCTGAAATTCTTTGAG GTTCCAACTGGATGGAAATTTTTTGGCAACCTGATGGACGATGGACAGTGTTCAGTTTGTGGTGAAGAAAGTTTTGGAACTG GCTCGGACCACATCCGCGAGAAAGATGGAATATGGGCTGTGTTGGCTTGGCTAGCTATTATTGCCTATAAGAACAAAGACAATCTCGGGGGAGATAAACTCGTCACTGTTGAAGACATAGTGCGCCAGCATTGGTCTACATATGGGCGTCACTATTACACTCGATACGATTATGAG AATGTTGATGCTGGTGGTGCCAAGGAACTGATGGCTTATTTGGTCAAGCTGCAATCAAACCTAACCGAAGTCAACAA CATTATAAAGGGGATTCGGTCAGATGTCTCAAATGTTGTCAATGCTGATGAATTTGAGTACAAGGATCCTGTTGATGGTTCCATTTCAAAGCATCAAGGAATCAGATACCTATTTGAAGATGGATCTCGATTG GTTTTCCGACTCTCTGGAACTGGTTCAGAAGGTGCTACTATCCGTCTCTACATAGAGCAGTACGAGAAGGACCCAAACAAGATTGGGAGAGATTCGCAAGATGCGCTTGCTCCTCTT GTTGAGGTTGCTCTTAAGCTGTCTAAGATGCAAGAATACACTGGGCGATCTGCTCCCACTGTTATTACATAG
- the LOC125215777 gene encoding pectinesterase-like yields the protein MDKQISSIATLLFLHILLLHFRLGKCGNATSICNNTPHPKLCNTLQITTSPHKTLDKNDVDLGRLSFRETLAQATNAHKLISAMDSSSFDELGRSAWSDCLELYQDTIHQLNRSIDSKIDAFDAQTWLSAAIANEQTCHSGFLDFNKSSQLESLQLMLGDFSKTLANSLAINKAISPSASNQKRDSDHFPDWVSARDRRLLWSSVKADVVVAQDGSGDYTTISEGLAAAKRRGGGGLRRFVIYVKKGVYRENVEIKRSMKNLMLIGDGIDATVVSGDRSVKDGFTTFRSATFAVSGKGFIARGMTFENTAGPYKHQAVALRSSSDFSVFFECSFKGYQDTLYVHSQRQFYRDCDIYGTVDFIFGDAVALLQNCNIYVRRPIINQKNTVTAQGRKDPNENTGIVIQNSVITAAPDLRPVQSLYKSYLGRPWKEYSRTVFSKCVIDGLIDPAGWLPWSGDFGLATLYYGEYMNSGVGGTTVGRVKWPGFHRIRYAAEAGMFSARNFLAGDSWIPATGVPFTSGL from the exons ATGGATAAACAAATTTCTAGTATTGCCACATTACTATTCTTGCACATACTTTTGCTACATTTTAGGTTGGGAAAATGTGGCAATGCAACCTCAATTTGCAACAACACACCTCACCCCAAACTCTGCAACACTCTCCAAATTACCACCTCCCCTCATAAAACCCTAGACAAAAACGACGTCGATTTAGGCCGGCTAAGCTTTagggaaaccctagcacaagCTACAAATGCTCACAAGCTCATCTCCGCGATGGATTCGAGTTCATTCGATGAGCTAGGACGATCAGCATGGAGTGATTGCTTGGAGCTCTATCAAGACACAATCCATCAACTCAACCGCTCCATCGACTCAAAAATCGATGCGTTCGATGCACAAACATGGTTGAGTGCAGCCATCGCCAACGAGCAAACATGCCATAGTGGATTTCTTGATTTCAACAAGTCCTCACAATTGGAATCCTTACAACTCATGCTTGGTGACTTCTCCAAAACCCTAGCAAATTCACTAGCCATCAACAAGGCCATTTCTCCATCCGCCTCTAACCAGAAGAGAGATAGTGACCATTTTCCTGATTGGGTTTCGGCCCGTGATCGGAGGCTGCTCTGGTCATCCGTGAAGGCCGATGTGGTGGTGGCACAAGACGGCTCCGGTGATTACACCACGATTTCTGAGGGGTTGGCTGCGGCTAAGCgtagaggaggaggagggttGAGGAGATTtgttatatatgtgaaaaagGGCGTTTATAGAGAAAACGTTGAGATCAAGAGATCGATGAAGAATTTGATGTTGATCGGAGATGGAATTGATGCAACTGTTGTTAGTGGTGATAGGAGTGTTAAAGATGGCTTCACCACTTTCCGCTCTGCAACTTTTG CTGTCTCCGGAAAAGGGTTCATTGCGCGGGGCATGACATTCGAGAACACGGCCGGGCCCTACAAACACCAAGCCGTGGCCCTCCGGTCGAGCTCCGACTTCTCCGTCTTCTTCGAGTGCAGCTTCAAGGGCTATCAAGACACCCTCTACGTCCACTCCCAGCGCCAGTTCTACCGCGACTGTGACATCTACGGCACCGTCGACTTCATCTTCGGCGACGCAGTGGCGCTTCTCCAAAACTGCAACATCTACGTCCGGAGACCGATCATCAACCAGAAAAACACCGTCACCGCGCAAGGGAGAAAAGACCCTAACGAGAACACCGGCATCGTCATCCAAAACTCAGTCATCACAGCGGCGCCGGACCTCAGGCCGGTGCAAAGTTTGTACAAGAGCTATTTAGGGAGGCCGTGGAAGGAATATTCGAGGACTGTGTTTTCCAAGTGTGTGATCGATGGGTTGATtgacccggccgggtggctGCCGTGGAGTGGAGATTTTGGCTTGGCTACTTTGTATTATGGTGAGTATATGAATAGTGGTGTTGGTGGGACTACTGTGGGGAGGGTTAAATGGCCGGGGTTTCATCGTATACGATATGCGGCCGAGGCCGGAATGTTCTCCGCCCGGAATTTCCTCGCTGGGGACTCGTGGATTCCGGCTACCGGTGTGCCGTTTACGTCTGGCCTGTGA
- the LOC125215778 gene encoding pectinesterase inhibitor 11-like, translating into MRALRSIFLTIALFLTASAEPAPAPGPAQENAAEFIRTNCESTQYPKLCYQSLNGYANVVQQDPARLAAVAIGVSLARATMMSVYVANLSRQAEAEARAASALRDCFSVFRDAVGQMRGSVKQMRQLAGGGEELRFQMSNVQTWMSAALTNEDTCTDGFEGVADAALKADVCGRADHVKEVTSNALALVNRFVDKVVVP; encoded by the coding sequence ATGAGAGCTCTACGTTCAATTTTCCTAACAATTGCCCTCTTCCTCACAGCCTCGGCCGAGCCCGCCCCAGCCCCCGGCCCAGCACAAGAAAATGCGGCCGAGTTCATCCGCACGAATTGCGAGAGCACGCAATACCCGAAGCTCTGCTACCAATCCCTGAACGGGTACGCCAATGTGGTGCAGCAGGACCCGGCTCGGCTCGCAGCCGTGGCGATCGGCGTGAGCCTGGCCCGCGCCACCATGATGTCCGTGTACGTGGCGAACCTGAGCCGGcaggcggaggcggaggcgcGCGCGGCGTCGGCCCTCCGCGACTGCTTCAGCGTGTTCCGCGACGCGGTGGGGCAGATGCGCGGCTCGGTCAAGCAGATGCGCCAGCTGGCGGGGGGCGGGGAGGAGCTGCGCTTCCAGATGAGCAACGTGCAGACGTGGATGAGCGCCGCGCTCACCAACGAGGACACGTGCACCGACGGCTTCGAGGGGGTCGCGGACGCCGCGCTCAAGGCGGACGTCTGCGGCCGGGCCGACCACGTCAAGGAGGTCACCAGCAATGCTCTGGCGCTCGTCAACCGCTTTGTTGATAAGGTTGTGGTGCCATGA
- the LOC125216074 gene encoding protein PLANT CADMIUM RESISTANCE 2-like has protein sequence MDYSKPTDDGQKNPAAPPPVGPHDVHPVPPTSLHVQGAGPPTRWTTGLFDCFEDVPNSIITCFCPCITFGQVAEVVDRGSVSCGASGALYTLIAVVTGWPCMYSCFYRTKMRRQYELPEIPCPDILAHCCCEPCALAQEYRELKNRGFDMTLGWDGNADKQNKGVTTAPVVEGGMNR, from the exons ATGGATTATTCTAAGCCTACAGATGATGGTCAGAAAAATCCAGCAGCGCCACCTCCTGTAGGCCCTCATGACGTGCACCCTGTACCGCCGACCTCCCTGCACGTTCAGGGCGCCGGCCCTCCCACCCGATGGACCACCGGCCTTTTTGACTGTTTTGAAGATGTCCCCAATA GTATCATAACATGTTTCTGCCCCTGCATAACATTTGGACAGGTTGCGGAGGTTGTTGATAGAGGCTCGGTTT CATGCGGAGCCAGTGGTGCATTGTACACGCTGATAGCAGTGGTGACGGGATGGCCGTGCATGTACTCGTGCTTCTACCGCACAAAGATGAGGCGCCAATACGAGCTGCCTGAAATCCCGTGCCCCGATATCCTCGCCCACTGCTGCTGCGAGCCGTGCGCTCTTGCTCAAGAGTACCGCGAGCTCAAAAACCGTGGATTCGACATGACTCTCG GATGGGACGGCAATGCTGATAAGCAGAACAAAGGTGTAACAACGGCCCCGGTTGTTGAAGGAGGGATGAACAGATGA
- the LOC125216073 gene encoding protein PLANT CADMIUM RESISTANCE 2-like, with the protein MVTANSNARASQPGGYATATGVPVNSTPPLNTEKPEPRPPLPPNHQSEVPWSTGLCDCYSDCDSCCLTYCCPCITFGRISEIVDQGSSSCCLNGTLYTLLSIIGCSCLYSCFYRSKMRQQYSLQESSCCDCCVHFFCEPCALCQEYRELKNQGFDMAIRWDGNMQRRNPGIAMPPVVQEGMIR; encoded by the exons ATGGTGACCGCCAACTCCAACGCTAGGGCATCTCAGCCGGGTGGTTACGCCACTGCCACTGGAGTCCCGGTGAACTCCACCCCGCCATTGAACACTGAGAAGCCGGAGCCAAGACCTCCTCTTCCCCCGAACCATCAGAGTGAGGTCCCCTGGTCCACTGGTCTCTGTGATTGCTATTCCGATTGCGACAGCT GTTGCTTGACGTACTGCTGCCCTTGCATTACATTTGGCCGGATTTCTGAGATCGTCGACCAAGGATCCAGCT CTTGTTGTCTGAATGGAACACTCTACACATTGCTATCGATAATAGGATGTTCGTGCTTGTATTCGTGTTTCTACCGATCCAAAATGAGGCAGCAATACTCGCTCCAAGAATCTTCCTGCTGCGACTGCTGCGTCCATTTCTTCTGCGAGCCTTGTGCTCTCTGTCAAGAGTATCGCGAGCTTAAGAATCAAGGATTTGACATGGCCATCA GATGGGATGGAAATATGCAGAGACGGAATCCGGGGATAGCCATGCCTCCAGTCGTTCAAGAAGGAATGATCAGATAA